A portion of the Meriones unguiculatus strain TT.TT164.6M chromosome 14, Bangor_MerUng_6.1, whole genome shotgun sequence genome contains these proteins:
- the Lypd5 gene encoding ly6/PLAUR domain-containing protein 5, whose product MALPRTLLLCLLGSGLCLTGSHALQCYSFEHTYFGPFDLSAMKFPSVSCPQGCSEVILSLDTGYRALVTMVRKGCWTGPTTGPMQSNQEALPPDYAVVRGCATDFCNADLKTHDAVPNLSQAPDPPTLSGTECYACLGVHPEDCAPERSRRVQCHQDQSACFQGNGKMTIGNFSVPVYIRTCHRPSCTTMGTTSPWTSIDLQGHCCQGHLCNRDSVTQSLPGITSAAPPQARRALPLAALGLAVALGVSLGLPA is encoded by the exons ATGGCGCTCCCCAGGACCTTGCTGCTGTGCCTCCTCGGGAGTGGGCTCTGCCTGACAG GCTCCCACGCCCTGCAGTGCTACAGCTTCGAACACACCTACTTTGGGCCCTTCGACCTCAGTGCCATGAAGTTCCCCAGTGTCTCCTGTCCCCAGGGCTGCTCCGAGGTGATCTTGTCGCTGGACACGG GGTACCGCGCCCTGGTGACGATGGTCCGGAAGGGGTGCTGGACGGGCCCCACCACCGGCCCCATGCAGTCCAACCAGGAGGCGCTGCCGCCCGACTACGCGGTGGTCCGCGGCTGCGCCACCGACTTCTGCAACGCGGACCTGAAGACCCACGACGCGGTCCCCAACCTGAGCCAAg CGCCCGACCCGCCGACTCTCAGCGGCACTGAGTGCTATGCCTGCCTGGGGGTCCACCCGGAAGACTGTGCCCCCGAGAGGTCCCGACGGGTGCAGTGCCACCAGGACCAGAGTGCCTGTTTCCAAGGCAACGGCAAGATGACCATCG GCAACTTCTCGGTGCCCGTGTACATCCGCACGTGCCACCGGCCCTCCTGCACCACCATGGGCACCACCAGCCCCTGGACGTCCATCGACCTGCAGGGCCACTGCTGCCAAGGCCACCTCTGCAACCGGGACTCGGTGACACAGAGCCTCCCCGGCATCACGTCCGCTGCCCCTCCCCAGGCTCGCCGGGCCCTGCCGCTCGCTGCTCTGGGGCTGGCCGTCGCTCTGGGGGTGTCCCTGGGGCTCCCCGCATAG